DNA sequence from the Coffea arabica cultivar ET-39 chromosome 11c, Coffea Arabica ET-39 HiFi, whole genome shotgun sequence genome:
gCTTATTTCTATCCATTCAGGTATTGCCGTATGTCATGTACACTTGAAAAAATTGGTTATTAAATGGCCAATTATACTTTGTCACGTGTCAAGTCGAGGTGTTTCAATCAATTGAAATTACTGGGATGTTTCcgccaaccaaatcatatcatatcaCATGTATATTGGATAGACATCTAAATATCTATTTCTTgttaaagagataatatttagagttgtTTAATTTGTATGTATTTCTTATATACGGCAATAGCTTGTCCAATCAAATGGCACCACGTCACGTGTTTGGCTAATCAAGGAATTACTTATTGGTATTATTTCTTTATTAGTAAatacaaaatgaagagataatatttaagtgcacagtcctaatatgactgcacgtcttgcaagacaagtaaaGTGGTATACAAGTCTTTAACCTCTACCTCATACCACAGTTATAAATAGGGGTCTCTCTACCAAATCAGGGGACAGACACCAAGAGGCATCTCATACGTTCAAATACTGAAGTTCCGAGCTACAAAGGTCTGGATCTTCAAACTCTCCAAATCTCCCATATATCAAGAGTTAAGTCTATAAATAtcatccaagttcttcaaatcttccatctcaagatttgaaggaatcgGTGGTGGATCCAGGAACAAGTTACGAAGCCCTTGGATTGGTGTTCGAGGAGGAGAATCGAAGGAAACTCTCTACAAGTTCGAGAAAATTTCAGAGATTGTACACACATATTTtcctaaatttatatattacatatttgtcgtgtatttcctttttccttgtcATTTTGCAGACTTAAAATTTTAATCACGTACAAATTTTTGGCATCCCCGATGGGACCATCTTTGCCTTCCATCTCTTCTCTTCGAATATTCAACTACATACATCATCAATGACACCAAAGAGCAATAAAACCATAATTGCACGTTCCAATGCTACTGATGCTAAGCCTGTTCAGGAAGCTGCACATGTTGCTACCAATACCCGCACTATTGGTCCTTTGACAAGGAGTATGACGAGAGCCTCCACCCAAAGTAGCATGGAAGTTCCATCGGCGTCAACTCCCGTCTTTGGTTCAACATCACCAATGAGCTATTCTTCCATGATGGGGATCGAAGACGTTTCTGCCTTGATTGAGAAGGCTCTTGCCATGCTCGAACTTGgatccaaatccaaattttctaagCATGATAATGATTCATCAAGCACTGGATCAGCCTCTTCCTATGAAACTCttcaatcaaaattttttattaaagatCCCGCTGTCTCTTCTGCTGCAATACCTGCTATGATGACAAACACTTTAAGTCTCGAAGAACAAGTTTCGAACATGTCCAAAGTGATGGAAACCATGATGAAACACATCAAAGATCAAGATACTCTTATCGCTCAATTGCTCACCCAAAAAGATCACGTTCCTGAAAGAAATCATGTGAACCCTAAGGAGCATCAAGAGCGTGAAATTCTCTCCTCTAAAGGtgaggacaatgtgaaagaAGTATATGTGACTGCCGAGAGAACTATTCACGTAGAACAACTGAAGAAACTTGTTGAAAACGTGATTAAAGACAAAAAGGAGGGTGGTTCAAAGTCAACCTTTACCTACTCCAAGCCTTACACTGCTAGAATTGACAACCTAGCAATGCCTGCTGGATATCAACCACCTAAGTTTCAACAGTTCGATGGAAAAGGCAGTTCAAAACAACATGTGACCCATTTTATTGAAACCTGCAATAATGCTGGAACATATGGTGACCTGCTAGTCAAACAGTTTGTTCAATCCTTGAAAGGCAATGTATTTGATTGGTACACTGATCTCACACTAGGATCCATTGACAGTTGGGAACAGCTGGAGCAAGAGTTCTTGAATCGCTTCTACAGCCCTAGAAGAACTGTTACTATATTGGAATTGACTAACACTCGCCAATGGAAGGATGAACGTGTAGTCAACTACATCGATAGGTGGAGAAGTCTGAGTCTTAACTGTAAAGATAGACTATCTGAACCCTCTGCCATATAAATGTGCATCAGAGGAATACATTGGAGCTTAAGTTATATTCTACAAGGTATACGTCCAAACACATTTGAAGAATTAGCTACTTGCGCTCATGATATGGAACTAAACATCACGACCAATGCAACTAATGGGTTTCCCATTCAAATTTCGTGAGTGCAGCCGTCTTGTCAAAGCCatgagagacaaaaaaataaaaaaagggggCAAACTCCCTTCAAAACTCAATAATAAAGAGTCCATGATAATAAACACGGCTCCCATAAAGATTGCTATCAAGGTGAGTCGAAAGGTCACCGTAAAGCTAGACTTCTCCCAAAATAAGTCAGTAAGAAGACCCACTCTAAAAGAGATGCAAGAAAAGGAATACCCGTTTTTTGAATCTAATTTACAAGGgatgtttaatgattttttCAAGGAGAACCTCCTTGAACTTCCCGAAATGAAGTGCCCAGAGGAAGTCGATCGAGTCAATGATCCAAATTATTGTTGTTATCATCGCCTAATTGGCCATCATCTCACAAAATGCtttgtctttaaagacaaaATTATGGAATTAGCCCGTCAAGGAAAAATTCTCCTCGATGGGAATAAAATATCGGCAAACCAAACAACAATAATGTTTGGATCTGTGTGTTGTCCGATAGAAGTTTCATCCACATCAAGCAATGCTCTGTCTGCAATAGGGGAACTTGAAAAATCTTCAATTGAAGATGTTATTGAAGATGACAATGAAGGATGAACTTTAGTCACTTGAAAGGGgatttacaagccaaaaaataaagaagtacaTCTTTTCGAAAAGCATTTGTTCGACAAAAGCTAAAGTGACAATGAAACAATGAAAtgcaacaaagaaacaaaaaggagtGGCCGTAACACCAGTCTCTTCAAGTCATCTGTTCCTTCAAGAGGTTCGACAACCTGTGACACTGAGAAAATTTATGCCCAAGGGGTATTTAAGTGACGATGATGACAATTCTACTTCTTGTCATGTCATCAAGGCTAAAAATTTTCAAGTCACACAAATtagcattttttttaacaacttaatTTCTTATTATAAAGGCTTGAAACCATGCGTACACAAGAAAAAGCAGACGAGACAACAGCTATGAGTGTCCCACCACCCGTCTACGAAACGTTGGAAGCCCAACCTATCCATCCTAAGGCTCCCCCTGACTAACCGGGGTAGGTCGGCAAAAGCAGTAAAGACCTGCCTTGCCTCAGAATCGACTCCATAATTTGCTAGACGATCAGCCGGTGAATTCGTTTCCTTATAACAATGCGTGACGGATTGAAAACAGTGACGAAATTGGAGGAGATTATCCATCTCTCTCTGCAACTGCCATAGGCATGCACTATCCCCCTGCACGATCCGAATCAACGTCAACGAGTCCGCCTCAACATGTAACTGTTGGAACCCTCGAACCATACAATGCTTTATTCCCACAAGCAGTCCGCGCAACTCTGCATGCAGGCTACTCATCGTACCAAAAAACTCTGAATAGCCGAAGACAAAATTCCCATGACAGTCCCGCACCACCCCACCCCCTCCACTCTTCCCTGAGTTCTCCCGAGAACACCCATCGGAGTTCAACTTCCACCCCTTAGCGGCGGAATCCAGCGAACGGGCTGAATACTCACTCGCGTTCGACATAACACTATCTCTCGAAGTAACTCTTCCCACGAGGATATAGACCTCATCCATGGGAAGCGGGTCTGCAGGAGCTCGCCCAGTAACTAAACGATCCGATTCACAGTTGCCCTAATCTTCAGTCGTTGTCCTTCAAACACACCCCTATTCCGCGCTCTCCATAATTCCCAGCAGACCACTGCTGGGAGGATCCTATATAAACATTTCAAGACCTTTGTGTTACCGCTCCATATCcatcaaagccaaatcatatGCCGCGCCATATGTACCGCCTCTATTTCCCCCGGACGTATCTCAAAGTGACGCCAGACTCGTTTTGCCCCCTCTCCAGCACAAAAAATGTGATCCAAGTCCTCCACCCTAGGTTCTTGGCAACACCAGTAGCGAGAAGGGCCCTGAACCCTAGCACCCCTCAGTCTGTCCATGGTGGGGAGCCTGTCCTGCAATAACCGCAGCATGAAGAAAGAGATTTTAAGGGGAACACACTGGTGCCAGATGGCTGCCACACTCCATGATCTGTGGCCACCCTGTCGGACCAGGAAATAAGCTGATGCCGTGGAGAAACTATCAGATGGTGTCAAAGCCCAAACCATTCTATCAGGACCTTGAAAGATTGGTGGGTCCATAGCTAGGACGCGCGCCACCAAACCTGCATCCAAATACTGATTAAGCATGACAATGTTCCAAGCCCTACGGTCAACAAAATCAGCAACCAGGTGGTCATGGAAGATCTCCACCTTTTGACATAACGCCCCAGTCCCCAACCAATTATCATGCCAAAAATTCATCAAGCCCGCATTAACGATCCAACTGATGCTGTCCTCCGCCACTTGCTATACTGAACTCATTCTCTTCCACGTGAGGGATCCCCGTTGGCTTGCCTCCGCCAGGCAAGGATGTAAACCGGCACAATATTTACCTGCCATGAACTCTGCCCAGAGTGACTTCTGTTGCCTGAAATTTCACTAAAGCTTAACAGAGAACGAGTCGTGCACATCTTTCAGCCCACACAAACCGATACCTCCCTCCTCTCGCGGTCTACATAATGCCTCCCACCGAATCCAGTGAAACTTAGTCCCAAAGTCAGACGTCCCTCACAGGAAATCAGCGAACACCCTTTCCAATGCCACAATGACCCCCTTTGGTGGAAAAGCGGCTATGAGTAAGTGTACGGGCATTGAGGCTAACATGCTCTTAATTAGCACCACCCGACCTCCTATAGATAAAAGTTTATGCTTCCATGATAAGATCCGAGCCACCACCGCATTGTAAACATCCGCAAAGTAGATCTTCTTCCTCCGTCCCATGTACAAAGAACATCCAAGGTACCTTACCGGAAACGCCTGCCTCTGAAACCCTAGCACCTGGCCAATCATTGCTGCCTTCGGAGCCAGAAACCTTGGATGAGTCAAGAAGCAACTCTTCTGTGAATTGATCGGCTGTCCCGATGTCATACTATACTCTTCCAGGACCCTCTTAATCAGAGTTAAAGAGGACCGCGCACCACTAGAGAAAATGATAACATCATCGGCGTACGCCAAGTGCGTTACAACAGGGCACCGAGGAGGAACCTTAAAAGGAACAAACTGTCGCTCAGTGGCCACCGTATTCAAGGCTCGAGATAGCACCTCAGCGCCGAGGACAAATAAGGCCGGTGAGATGGGATCCCCTTGCCGGAGACCCCGTGATGACTTAAAGAATCCTTGAGGTGCGCCATTGACCAAAATCGAGAACCAGACGTTAGAAACCAGGTGCCAGATCATATCAATCCAGGTCTCAGAGAACCCAAAGCAGCAAAGAACTTGTAGCAGAAACGGCCACGAGACTCTATCGTACGCCTTCATCATGTCCAACTTAATCACCACGTTCCCACCCCGATTAGACCTCGTAATGTCTGACACCAACTCCTGAGCAAGTAAAATGTTATCCGCAATCTGTCTCCCTTTCACAAATTCACTCTGCTGTGGAGATATGAGACGGGGCAATATCTTAGCTAGTCTCTCCGAAAGAAGTTTTGAAATGATCTTATTAGCGAAATTACAGAGACTAATAGGCCTAAATTGAGTGAAATCCTGAGGGTGTTCCACCTTAGGCAGTAGCACAATCGATGTTGCCGTGATGCTCCTAGGGATTTCGATCCCACAGAAAAAGCTTACCACTGCCCGATACACATCCATGGCAACCACCTCCCACGTAAAAGTGAAGAACTTCCCCGTAAACCCATCCGGCCCTGCCACACTCCTTATCTAGGGCAAACACTATGTCCTTAACC
Encoded proteins:
- the LOC113715903 gene encoding uncharacterized protein, which gives rise to MATGLVAGMGVGRMLGLIGKDDGSMGSVRARREVMEQEEVWTCRLEEGDGVADEVAAVQRQVGNLSPRGGGVEVRIQEGSSPVAVLHLDPVVSSSNFEQEVDGLGKAFLAKGAAFVLVLAAKLRGMKQVLRQWSKLSFGDIFETVRGAERDLVDIETKYDLDPSDALRKKTSVSDSSSEEVNGEWLDEESQIGEAAVSFFQELFTVETVIPANGPDGFTGKFFTFTWEVVAMDVYRAVVSFFCGIEIPRSITATSIVLLPKVEHPQDFTQFRPISLCNFANKIISKLLSERLAKILPRLISPQQSEFVKGRQIADNILLAQELVSDITRSNRGGNVVIKLDMMKAYDRVSWPFLLQVLCCFGFSETWIDMIWHLVSNVWFSILVNGAPQGFFKSSRGLRQGDPISPALFVLGAEVLSRALNTVATERQFVPFKVPPRCPVVTHLAYADDVIIFSSGARSSLTLIKRVLEEYSMTSGQPINSQKSCFLTHPRFLAPKAAMIGQVLGFQRQAFPVRYLGCSLYMGRRKKIYFADVYNAVVARILSWKHKLLSIGGRVVLIKSMLASMPVHLLIAAFPPKGVIVALERVFADFLQQKSLWAEFMAGKYCAGLHPCLAEASQRGSLTWKRMSSVEIFHDHLVADFVDRRAWNIVMLNQYLDAGLVARVLAMDPPIFQGPDRMVWALTPSDSFSTASAYFLVRQGGHRSWSVAAIWHQCVPLKISFFMLRLLQDRLPTMDRLRGARVQGPSRYWCCQEPRVEDLDHIFCAGEGAKRVWRHFEIRPGEIEAVHMARHMIWL